The stretch of DNA tggagtagattttcgaagttatcaatcaccaatggattcatgatcttgcaacggatgagaaatctgtaggataattctgtgaaccgaagagtaagcggaggtattcctgccaagacttcgagactcatcgtatgtgtcgaatgcaaacaccccattgctatacgtaagcaacgatattgtattctctccagcttgagaatatgaatcctggcagcagatcggaagcaaaaactgcaaTATTCTACCACTGATaaaatcgttgttttgtataactgaatgaggtctcctggatgggcaccccaccatgttccggttattgtttggagaaaattgattctttgctggcatttctgtttcaaatacgcaatgtgtattccccaggtacatttagagtcaaaatatactccaaggtatttgaaaaacatcgagtgcctgatcgctttgccggataggcgaagctggaattgggcgggttcgtgcttcctagaaaaaacgaccatttcagtttagAGTAttcgtagagaattcgatacccagcttgagagcccacgttcGAAAGTGATATTACGATCGAGTTCGAATTTGCCATTCCCTATTTCGATCGTTTTGCTCGTAAGATGTTCGAAAACAAAATAGCTAGAACGAAAGATATTGAGATATATTTAAAAACAACTCGatcgaaatagggaatgcgaTTTTCCaagtcgatcgaaatacagaatctGGGTGGTAAGCTAGAGTTCCTGTGACGTAAGAAGAGATTTAGAGtgataaatgaagagaaaaCCCAGTGCAAGCGACGGTTAGGAGCGAGTGCGAATCCCGTGATCCgccgtgatcgttacgtaacaaaattccatttttattcctgaatAAATTCACGCGCCCCTAGCTTCGATTCTGAGACCAAAAGtggtgtgtttcctgagccaagatgataaagcacgtgttgtaatgggcAGTGAGCAGATACCGCTTAATGCAGCTCGAATATTGCGTTAATCTACcgaatcatgattttgtcatggctgGAAAGCATAAGCTTATTCCGTCTGTTATCGCAGGATGCAAAATCGATCATGCTGAAGTTGTTCTATGCAGTGTTCCAACATGCGTTGCAAtttgttcaggaaggcactgttcttcgaacGCATTTCCTCATGGGATCGATTTTCAAAGTATGTGCGAGCTGCCTGAACTCTAGATTATTCGGTACCGaagaataatcaagccagtaaccataattaatgtggatggaggGCCAGACGAGAACCCTCGTTTCAAAAAAgtcatagatattttcgatctattattttaatcaattgaattttgattcATATTAGTTGCTACAAATTCTCCAGCACGCAATGCATTCAACTGAGTTGGATTGTCTCTTTTCCGGCAGGTTAAATACTTCTTCGTGATCATGAgggatctcacttggatgaaaaactcGAAACAAGGGACccgaaattgtaaataaaacatttttagtaTGCAGGAGAATCGTTAGCTGATTTGTGGAATAACCTAGCGATCGATGGACATTccgtcaaagcagaatataggggaagggtggtaaagacggataCCTTAAATAAACGttgatttttcttgaatttcacaataaatatatagctatctcactacaaattgatagtctcggtctctttttataataaaatttgtctttgatgaaatttttgcaaaatgaatgtgtccggcattttaaaaaaataagattgagtcgggaaatACGGAAAcctggggtgggaaagatgaccactatctgaaaattcaagtttatatattcgataagttttggtggtcttcaaataggccttaaaaTGATCAAACAAAAAGGCTTGGGCTTGCAATTTGTATCATTTTTCcgtgtctaaaatagcttccggcattcggaatggcAAATTCGACattttaaaaaccgctctgctgattcgtccatgatatctggttgcaattgcaaacgtagttagtgggcatctgttaaacaaagaaggaggagataatcaatttatttcaaaaacgaaatgttCGTCTTtagtcggtggagtgtccgtattacccaattaattttttgttttcatcaatatttctggagtcaAAATGataaaacttcaccgctgatttgATAAattggaagagaagtgatggtaaaacactcatGTAGCGAAAAATACCCAAAAAATATACTCGACAACAATGCGAATCTTatcttctgcagacgaaaatttacatcgagctgctctctgtggattattttttgtttttactaaTAAATTTAACCCGTCTTTTCCGACTTCCCCCTATTAAGTCCGCAAACTCCCAAATCGACGAAGCGGAATTAGTACAATATCAAGCCGAGTTGTTTGCTACTCACGTAAAGACACCCCAAGACCTTTTGCAGGTAGTGAAATGATACGGCAGGAGCTGCCGCATTGAACGAAGGAGTagttatttttgtgtaaattaacatcaatttataccagtCCATGGTCTTCTCAGCTAAACGCCAGATGgtttgaaagcaccaatcccaacagatgtgagcattaattttccatttctgtttgttagaaattctatgaacttgtcgaaagttcttccgaagtcactacttgcatataaAGAACTTTAGTCTAAACATTTGATTTCGACCTGGGCagatatctgatttttttacgtttagTTAAAAAAGATTTCAAACGACTTTGACTTTGGGTAcagattagcgttacgtaacatgaGGGGGAGGGAGTCTTCGTCgtgcgttactttttgttatatagggggggggggggtccaaaaacctcatttttagcgttacgtaatttgtgcacgacgccatacgaaaaaaacatgtttatgTGCAAACACAAAATTGAACATGTTTGCCCCGTACGATGTTTTATGTACAACACGGAAGACTGGTCAAGACACTCTGCGAAATAAAAATAGAACTATCTGGTTTTcaacaacatcattgcaatTTTGCAAACTTCATTACTCCTTCTATTATTCCATACATCCAAGGTTATTTCAGGCGAATTCAAATGTCAACGGGTGATGTCGCTAGCTCGCTTTTCGAAATTTCGTCGTAGAAAATTGCCACGGCCGAAATTTCTAAAGCAATTCAATTCAACTTAATGAAAGACAGCAGAAAATCTCACCTGTCACAGAAGGAAGTCAGATTTGTAGCGGGCTATGacaagtggattttttttttgagaatcttAAGTGTCAAAGATCTTCGGTAATTCTAGAATAATCGTTTGCATGGCCAAATCTCTATGGACGGAATAATATGCTTTGTGTTTGTTAGAATCATATAAGTTTGATTTACTATGACATATTCAAACCTTGTGATTTGTGAAGTCCGCACTATTTTGGCAAACAGTTCTTCGTGTAGCCACTTCCGATTTCGAATGCTGTCCAATCATCCAAATGACGCGGTCTCGGAGAAAATGTTGTTCCGCGACCTTCGTCGtaaacaaacgaaaacacaCTTAGCACGAACAATGCTCACAAAGTGGAGAACAAATCCACACAGCTGTTAGTCTTTCTCTCGCGCGTACAACGAAAAACGGAAATTTTCAGTAGAATCTAATTTTGACAACCTTACGAATACCTCTAATCTGGATTCAATCCCAGTAAAAGCAATTCAGAATCAATCGACACTAACATTGTGGAATTGTGCCAACCGTAAAAAAACATCAGTACAAGGCAAGTACTGATCTATCAAGCAGATAAATCGCCAAACTTCCAATCATATTTGAAGTGTTCATTCATGACACACATTACATCATGTGTGAATTGTTTCATCCTACATTACGCATACCATCAATCAACTGTGTCTAAACACATCTGACGGATTTCCTCTCAATTTCCTCTCTCCCACAGGTGATATGGAACTGCGAACGTGTGGTGAAAGCTTGTCGATTAATGACTGTAAAAGCGCCAACAAAATCGATTACTGCTACTGCAGTGAGGATCTGTGCAACGGACTGAAGCGAACCCAGATACGACAGGACATAGAGAACTCGCGGCGAAGAGCTCAATCGGAGCACCTGAGGCAGCACGAGCCAAGCACCAGCGACGACGAGGATCTATCGGAATCATCCGGCATGGAGGATTCACACGAGAAGCACCGCTCGGACAGCCACCGGCGGGCGGGTTTGCTAGGACCCACCAGCCATAACAGCAATGTTCACAATGACAAGGACGTTGCTACAACACAACTCATCATAACTCTGAAGCCCATCCCTACCACCGAACGGCGGAATAATAATTCAACCAGTCCGGGTACGACCAGTGGCACCATGTCGTGTTGGGTTTCAGCAAATGGCTGGAGCAATCTGCCAATGCTGCTTTCGGTCGTCGCCTCAATATGGCGATTAAACACACGTTGGTGTCACGCAATTTCCGTTTAATTAGTTTTACTCTAGATTGCACTATTGTTCCCCTTTTTGgattatttgaatttgaaagaatCCAAAAACGTTATCTTCTTTGTCTGTTCACCGCTGAAAGCACAAATTAGATTTTCGATACCTGGTGGAACAGCAAATTTAATGTTCGATTCATCGACCAATCTTTGCATTCAGAATGTACCGATGCATTGTTCCGTGATCTTCTACAGAATCGACTGTGATGGTGCTTTCTGAGCTTATGAAGCACACCAAGACACTCCGAAATATTCCTTTAATGTAAGCGTCAAATAAGTCAGAAATGAAAACCATCCTCGCTGAACAATGCTCATAGCTGTCACCAATGTCAccaacgttttttgttgtttttagtcCGGTGCCGAGAGAAGAAATCTCGTGAAAATACGAAATTCAACTGCAGCTCACACAGATAGAGGTTACCATCGTcgcgaaatatatatatatgttcccTTAGTCACACAACGGAAAACAACCCATACGAAGAACAAACGAATAGCTCTTAGAGATTACCCCGTGTGTCGTTTATGATTTGTAAATATTGATTGTAAATAATGTGAATTGAGTAGCGGCCCAATCATTTTCCGCTGTTGTACCCATCGTACGACCCAAGTTTAACCATCGAATGGAAAATGGGAAAGATTGTGTTTTCCTGCTCGCCATATTTGTAAGGTGTATTTTTACGAAGATATGTTATGTTgaaatgtattacaaaaacagaaaaaaaactgggcAAT from Toxorhynchites rutilus septentrionalis strain SRP chromosome 3, ASM2978413v1, whole genome shotgun sequence encodes:
- the LOC129775061 gene encoding uncharacterized protein LOC129775061 translates to MDITSRIKILSILLALFIVPLVQVVQARRCYVCGEGGDAPFRTAMAAAAASSSVHHQRASLGSLPNIVTTCEDFERDREELDKYVLECPPSYTSCLTQVDGDMELRTCGESLSINDCKSANKIDYCYCSEDLCNGLKRTQIRQDIENSRRRAQSEHLRQHEPSTSDDEDLSESSGMEDSHEKHRSDSHRRAGLLGPTSHNSNVHNDKDVATTQLIITLKPIPTTERRNNNSTSPGTTSGTMSCWVSANGWSNLPMLLSVVASIWRLNTRWCHAISV